The genomic segment atcctctgcatatcacacctaatccaatcacgcctgttaatgtcatttacttgcttttgacatttacattgccattgtgtgtctaattcactcttccctacttaaggatagatggaatcacattctagctgtatctgaagaagtgagctgtggttcatgaaagctcaataccctgccaaaaatgttGTTAGGGCTTTTCACTCACTGTGATTCAAGTGGATAGGCTCACTAATTTGAGTGATTTTTTTTGTCCTCTGAGGATGATCCTTTGCGCATCAGATCAGTGTGCATAAAAAGGGAGGGCGCATGAATGCACTGCTCACCCCCATGTACAATTACCAGGCAGTGAATGAAGTGTctatattaggattgccagcttccaggtgggcgctggagctctcccggaattacatctgatctccagatgacagagatcagcacccctggaaaaaatggctgctttggtaagtaGACTCTACgtcattattccctgctgaggacCCACTatcttccctaggctccacccccaaatatccaggtatttcccagctcggagcaggcaaccctagaaacCTACACAGTCTTTCTCCATGGCTAAGAATATTAAACACAGCAGCGTTCTCAAGTATAGGGACGGAAGCTCCATGCATACACTTGCTATGTGCATAGACACTGAGCTGATAAACCACTGATGGCAAAGCATACTGATGCTTGCTCATCCTCTATGTACACAGAGCCTCATGTAGAGAGCACACTGTCTTGAATGATCCAGGAACTCCACGTGGCATCATCTTCTGTGCTGTTCTCCATAGCTGGTGCTTGGATCGGGAAGAAGGGGTTTCTGTGGGGGTgaaagtgaggctgcaccacattttagtggttaagaacatGCCTTGCATACAGGAGGGCCTTGTTCTATCCCAGGCTTCTCCATCCACAGCCAACCCAAGTAACATTATTGCAAAAGACTCTGGAAACCACTGCCAGCTAGAGCACCATGAGGGAGTCGATGGCTCAgaggtctgactctgtataaggcagcttcatgcgaatCTGTGGGGAACGAATGCACTTGTTGATACGATAATTTTGGTGCCCATCAGAAAAgtgacatgttcatgcaggacaGACTAGGTGGAACTTTTAAATGTTTACATTCTTATATGTTGATCTTTACAGGGGGATGTCTGTTTCCTAGATGCCACTGTTGACCCTGGAAATGTGAAAAAATGAACTGCAGGAACTGGCCAGTTAAATGCAGGAAATGGCAGGAAATGCCCAGTAAAATCCttaagcatctcttccccaacaTGATTAAAATAGGTGCAGCCAGTTGGAGCAGATAAGAATGGCCTCAAAGGGTTAAAAGGAAAGTGGGGTTTCCTAGATAGGATGTAAAAGGGTAGTCCTCTTTCTGTGAAGGTAATTCTCACACTCTCACCTCTTGATCTTGACAGTGGGAGGTGGGTTTTCAAGCTCCCTGTGCTGAATtttgaagatttttaaaaaatcttaatgtTAGCATTTAATAAAGCTGTAGAAAGACAAATTCATATTAATAGTTTTTCATACAATTTGTGAATATGTGTAGAAAAAATCACATGGAGACATTGTagaaggttgttttttatattccactttcccctacttttaaggagtctcaaagtggcttacaattgccttgcttcccccctcacaacaggaactctgtgaggtcggtgggactgagagagttctgagagaaccgtgactggcccaaggtcacccagcaggttgcatgtgtaggagtagggaaccaaacccggttcttcagattagagtccactgctcttaaccactataccacgctggttctccataACTTGACTTCTGCTGTCTTTCCCATTTTCTTTTCTCCAGGAGGAAGCCACGTCTAGAAGACAATAAATGCATTATAGAATTTTCTACCATAACTGAGGGGTCTTTCAAAGAGGGAGATGGAGAAGCAAGACCCttgacccctcccccccccaaaaaaaaacagaggaaGTATCACAGGAAAGAAGAAAATCCCCTCACATCCATCCTCCAGGCTGGCAAAATGAATGGATTTTTGGAAAGGAGACCAGGAGATCTGATGGCTCAGCATGAGCGTTCCCTTTCCCTCGCACAGTGGGAAGCCCAGTGGCAGGAGTTCCTCAGGACAGTGGAAAACCCTCACTCTGGATGGGGAATCCCACACTTCCCACAGAAACCTTCCCCCTGGGATGATGCCAAGGCCTTTCTGGCTGCCTTTGAGCAAGTGGCTGAAGCCTGTCAGTGGCCCCAGGAGGAGTGGGTGACCCGACTTGTGCCAGCCCTCAGCAGGGATACTGAGAAGGCCTTCAACAGTCTGGATGTCCGAGACAGAGAAGATTATGGGAAGGTGAAAGCAGCCATCTTGCGAGGGGATGCCCTGAGCCGGGAGAAGCAGCGCCAGCAGTTCAGGCTCTTCTCCTACCAAGAGGCTGAGGGGCCACGGTGGGCTTATACTCGACTGCGGGAAATGTGCCGTGGATGGCTGAGAGTGGAGAATCACAgcaaggagcagatcctggagtTGTTGATCCTGGAACAGCTTCTTAGTGTCCTGCCCCCAGAGATACAGAGCCAGGTGAGGGAGAGTGGCCCCGAGAGCTGCTCCCAGGCAGTGGCTCTGGCCGAGGAGTTCCTCTTAAAGCAGGAGAAGCAGGTGAGGCTTTTCTTCTGTGTGGGTCCTGAGTGCTAGAGGACCTGGGGTGGAGCTGGGACTGAGATCTCTCTCCATCTCAGAGGGCAGAAGGGGAACGCCATGGAGTGATGGGCTGGTCTGCTGGCTCCTCTCTCTGGAAATTCAGTCCAGATGAATTGGGTGAAGGCACTATCTCTGAATCTGGGAACTGGTGGATGCTCAGTCTGTCCCCAAAAGAACAGGCCCTCagaaagttgtatttcagcttcTTTAATTGATGTCTGGGGGAGGTTTGGGAAGCTGGATCTAAATTAACCATCTAATCACAATCCTCTGTGCTCAGGTGTGCCAGATCCCCTTTCTGGTAGCAAATGAACCaggctgcatattttttttaaatgtgatccTCCTTAAAGATACTATGTCCTGAGTTCTGCCTGCTATGTACCATTGGATCCACTAAGTTCAAGGCAGAGGACAGAACTCTCCTATTTCTCTATCCCtatcccaccccccagctcttTCATTGTGCCCTGAAAGGCTCTGTCCCTCTCTGGTGTTGCAGGTGTCCTCGGAGCAGGCGGCTGGAAGTGTCTCTGAGGCAGGCCAGGCTCCATCTGAGAGTGAGCAAAGGCAGCTCCTGATGGAAATCAAAGAAGAGGAGGATGGAGAGGCCAACCTGCTGGGTAAGGAGGGAGGCCTTCTGGGGCCTGAGAGTGGGGTGTCTTGGAAGCTCCTTCTAGGGTTGAGATTAGCAGTGGCTCCTTCTGTCCCTCTTCAAGGGCTGCTCAGTACAGGAAAAGGGCTAGAGTGGAAGGATTAAATGCAAAAACAACCCCCAAATTAAGAATGTCAGAAGAGCCCGGCTGGATAAGACGAAAGGCTCATCCAACTCTTTTCTATAATGGTCATCTAGATATTTCCAGCCTTGATGTGGTTGgctaaggctagcctgatcttgtcagatctcagaagctaagcagagtcggtcctggctagtacttgaatgggaaaccaccaaagaataccaaggttgctatgcagaggaaggcaatggcaaactacctctgttagtctcctgccttgaaaaccttattgggttgctataagtcggctgcaacttgatgggactttacacacacatagatatctctaggaagtccccaaagtGGTCACAATGGGATTGGGACTTGCCTGTTTTTTC from the Euleptes europaea isolate rEulEur1 chromosome 1, rEulEur1.hap1, whole genome shotgun sequence genome contains:
- the LOC130492721 gene encoding zinc finger and SCAN domain-containing protein 31-like, whose amino-acid sequence is MNGFLERRPGDLMAQHERSLSLAQWEAQWQEFLRTVENPHSGWGIPHFPQKPSPWDDAKAFLAAFEQVAEACQWPQEEWVTRLVPALSRDTEKAFNSLDVRDREDYGKVKAAILRGDALSREKQRQQFRLFSYQEAEGPRWAYTRLREMCRGWLRVENHSKEQILELLILEQLLSVLPPEIQSQVRESGPESCSQAVALAEEFLLKQEKQVSSEQAAGSVSEAGQAPSESEQRQLLMEIKEEEDGEANLLGDDQENEEDEELHGLSSGKTKTVPVKGEVSVKNEIFWSFQPYRTNSVII